A window of the Brumimicrobium sp. genome harbors these coding sequences:
- the recF gene encoding DNA replication and repair protein RecF (All proteins in this family for which functions are known are DNA-binding proteins that assist the filamentation of RecA onto DNA for the initiation of recombination or recombinational repair.), which produces MDIILSPDINCFIGANGVGKTNILDALYYLSMCRSYLNPIDSQNIQFDEGFFMIQGTWQNEERTDTIYCGVKRGQKKVFSKNKVAYEKLSDHIGSYPCVMISPYDRDLITEGSEERRKWLDSIISQFDRDFLNDLIKYNKVLEQRNALLKNMFNRGFFELEDISVWDEQLVTIGCRIYQKRAQMMVDFIPIFQKYYQWLSNDREVVDLNYRSQLSEGDFSDLLAQAQFLDRQRGNTSVGPHKDDFIFTINGQHIKKFGSQGQQKSYLISLRLAQYEWLLENLKKKPVLLLDDIFDKLDNSRVERLMQMVHNQRFGQVLITDTDKDRIASIFENNGIPYKAFYVNQNTIVEENEIAV; this is translated from the coding sequence TTGGATATCATATTATCACCCGATATCAATTGTTTTATTGGTGCTAATGGTGTAGGAAAAACCAATATTTTGGATGCCTTATATTATTTGAGTATGTGTCGTTCTTATCTAAATCCAATTGACTCTCAGAACATTCAATTTGATGAAGGCTTTTTCATGATCCAAGGAACTTGGCAAAATGAAGAGCGTACTGATACTATTTATTGTGGTGTAAAACGAGGCCAGAAAAAAGTTTTTAGCAAGAATAAAGTAGCCTATGAAAAACTGTCAGATCATATTGGTAGTTATCCTTGCGTAATGATTTCTCCGTATGATCGTGATTTAATTACAGAAGGAAGTGAGGAACGTAGAAAATGGCTTGATAGTATTATTTCTCAATTCGATCGTGATTTCTTGAATGATTTAATTAAATATAACAAGGTATTAGAACAACGGAATGCCTTACTTAAAAACATGTTTAATAGAGGCTTTTTTGAACTTGAAGATATAAGTGTTTGGGATGAGCAATTGGTAACAATAGGTTGCCGAATCTATCAGAAACGTGCGCAAATGATGGTTGATTTTATTCCTATCTTTCAAAAATACTATCAATGGCTTTCGAATGATAGAGAAGTGGTAGACTTGAATTATCGTTCTCAATTGTCGGAAGGAGATTTTTCCGATTTGTTAGCTCAAGCTCAGTTTTTAGATCGACAAAGAGGAAATACTTCGGTGGGACCGCATAAAGATGATTTTATTTTCACAATCAACGGTCAGCATATTAAAAAGTTTGGCTCTCAAGGACAGCAGAAATCGTATTTAATTTCTTTACGCTTAGCTCAATATGAGTGGCTCTTAGAAAACCTCAAGAAAAAACCTGTCTTACTATTAGATGATATTTTTGATAAATTAGATAATAGTAGGGTAGAGCGTTTGATGCAAATGGTGCATAATCAACGTTTTGGTCAGGTTCTAATTACAGATACTGATAAAGATAGAATTGCTTCAATCTTTGAGAATAATGGAATACCATATAAAGCTTTTTATGTCAATCAAAACACTATTGTGGAAGAAAATGAAATCGCAGTATGA
- a CDS encoding DUF721 domain-containing protein has protein sequence MNEKERFQEDTNLEKIISKMFKAWGLAPKMKELDVVAAWPELMGKGVAHRTQEIYIRNKILHLKMNSSVMRDELVYGRSVIIQRINEYAGEEVIVDVWFE, from the coding sequence ATGAATGAGAAAGAACGATTCCAAGAGGATACTAATTTAGAAAAAATTATTTCCAAAATGTTTAAAGCATGGGGCTTGGCTCCTAAGATGAAAGAATTGGATGTCGTTGCTGCGTGGCCTGAACTCATGGGGAAAGGAGTGGCACATCGAACTCAGGAAATTTATATTCGAAATAAAATACTTCACCTCAAAATGAATTCATCTGTAATGCGTGATGAATTGGTATATGGAAGAAGTGTGATTATTCAACGGATTAATGAATATGCTGGAGAAGAAGTAATTGTAGATGTCTGGTTTGAGTAG
- a CDS encoding YigZ family protein, which yields MFSYICKKPKVLNLPTTYKTLKAQSGGIYKEKGSKFIGIAVPCSTEIQAKEFLEKWRKEHFQARHLCYAYRFGANMEIYRANDDGEPSNSAGPPILGQIQSFELTNVLIGVVRYYGGVKLGVGGLINAYRTAAREALEQGEIITSIVKDIFELSFSYEEMPFIMSVIKESDIAILQQNFEGDCTLLIESPITISPTLLNKLESFSTLSIRKSSYV from the coding sequence ATGTTTTCGTATATTTGTAAAAAACCAAAAGTACTGAATTTACCAACAACATACAAAACTTTAAAAGCACAATCCGGAGGAATCTATAAAGAAAAAGGTTCTAAGTTTATAGGTATTGCCGTTCCATGCTCCACCGAAATCCAAGCAAAAGAATTTTTAGAAAAATGGCGCAAAGAACATTTTCAAGCTAGACATCTTTGCTATGCATATCGATTTGGAGCTAATATGGAGATTTATCGTGCCAATGACGATGGCGAACCCTCTAATAGTGCTGGACCGCCTATCTTAGGTCAGATTCAGTCATTTGAGCTAACCAACGTGCTTATTGGGGTTGTCCGTTATTATGGCGGAGTGAAATTAGGTGTTGGTGGACTTATCAATGCTTACCGTACAGCTGCTAGAGAGGCACTCGAACAAGGAGAAATCATAACTTCTATAGTAAAAGATATATTTGAACTCAGTTTCTCTTATGAAGAAATGCCATTTATCATGAGTGTAATTAAGGAATCAGATATCGCTATTCTTCAACAAAATTTTGAAGGAGACTGCACCTTACTTATCGAATCTCCTATAACGATAAGCCCTACCTTACTTAATAAACTCGAATCTTTCTCAACACTTTCAATAAGAAAATCTTCTTACGTATAA
- a CDS encoding bifunctional 3-deoxy-7-phosphoheptulonate synthase/chorismate mutase type II, with protein sequence MELDIKQLKKPFLIAGPCSVESEEQVFTIAQELKRECAPALLRGGIWKPRTRPNSFEGVGAIGLPWLVNAGKSVNIPVATEVANAKHVEEALKAGVNVLWIGARTTANPFAVQDIADALKGVKMTIMVKNPINPDLMLWLGAFERLENAGITSLIAIHRGFSVYNHPQYRNVPNWAIPIALKEERSDIPIIGDPSHISGKREGLFSLAQKALDLNYAGLMLEVHNTPEKAWSDAQQQITPAAYKELIQNLILRSEFIQQKEESSIQNARKRIAAIDDQLFSLLKDRMKIAEEIGAYKKDHQITILQTEQWKNILETRLSNAKSLGLSEEFMKEILDAIHEESIRHQTEVMNRKES encoded by the coding sequence ATGGAATTAGATATTAAGCAACTTAAAAAACCCTTTCTGATTGCTGGACCTTGTAGTGTGGAAAGTGAGGAGCAAGTATTTACAATTGCCCAAGAGTTAAAAAGGGAATGTGCACCGGCTTTATTACGAGGTGGTATTTGGAAGCCTAGAACACGTCCTAATTCATTTGAAGGTGTGGGAGCAATAGGTTTACCTTGGTTAGTGAATGCGGGGAAATCGGTTAATATTCCTGTTGCCACGGAAGTAGCAAATGCAAAGCATGTTGAAGAAGCCTTAAAGGCTGGAGTTAATGTTTTATGGATTGGAGCGCGAACCACGGCTAACCCTTTTGCTGTACAAGATATAGCTGATGCGCTAAAAGGAGTGAAGATGACTATTATGGTGAAAAACCCTATTAATCCGGATTTAATGTTGTGGTTAGGGGCTTTCGAACGACTTGAAAATGCAGGAATAACTAGCCTTATAGCTATACACCGTGGTTTTTCTGTATATAATCATCCTCAGTACAGAAACGTCCCAAACTGGGCAATTCCGATTGCTTTAAAGGAAGAGAGATCGGATATTCCTATTATTGGAGACCCAAGTCATATTTCAGGAAAACGCGAAGGCCTATTTTCATTAGCGCAAAAAGCACTTGATTTGAATTATGCTGGTTTAATGCTTGAAGTACACAATACTCCTGAAAAAGCTTGGTCAGATGCTCAACAACAAATTACTCCTGCAGCATATAAAGAACTAATTCAAAACTTGATTCTTCGAAGTGAATTTATTCAACAAAAAGAAGAGAGTAGTATCCAGAATGCACGTAAACGTATTGCAGCAATTGATGACCAATTATTTTCTTTATTAAAGGATAGGATGAAGATTGCAGAAGAAATAGGTGCCTATAAAAAAGATCATCAAATTACAATTTTGCAGACGGAACAGTGGAAAAATATATTGGAAACACGATTGAGTAATGCAAAATCATTAGGTTTGTCCGAAGAGTTTATGAAAGAGATTCTAGATGCTATTCACGAAGAATCTATTCGTCATCAAACGGAAGTGATGAATAGAAAAGAGAGTTGA
- a CDS encoding sensor histidine kinase, which produces MKHIKEVKLNFSEYQELAKFNFVMRILIMCSAIIFILSIFSYIIDSQFFEFYLGGFFVLLMAMILLRIYGRRRRAMYKYILGALFIAIMVLLTFSIFTVKGTTHFMESFWMLIIIIASFFILGNFWGFLYAISSLIVYSIYYLFFFKDNLDINLLLNIDTIIRNAIEYSTALLIVAYVMFEYGRLNKYALIYAEKALEELKSEKITVENQNIEKTFLLQEIHHRVKNNLQIIVSLLRLQSNDLETEEARNSYQDTINRIMSMSLIHQKLYEKESFIQIDLVDYINSLIETLISTYSTDKKVTFQVESELHSVQLNRIPSLGLIINELVTNSLKHAFTTDGHIFIKINKGKEQVFYLNYSDNGTWKEAPRNNSFGIKLIDIFTEQLDGEYKRESNENGTIYSFVLKN; this is translated from the coding sequence ATGAAACACATAAAAGAAGTTAAATTAAATTTTTCCGAATACCAGGAACTCGCAAAGTTCAATTTTGTGATGCGAATTCTAATTATGTGTTCTGCTATTATTTTCATTCTCTCCATTTTTTCATATATTATTGATTCTCAGTTTTTCGAATTTTATCTCGGAGGATTTTTTGTTCTTTTAATGGCTATGATACTGTTGAGGATATATGGAAGACGAAGAAGAGCTATGTATAAGTATATTCTAGGAGCTTTGTTTATAGCCATAATGGTTCTTTTAACTTTTTCTATTTTTACCGTGAAAGGTACTACGCATTTTATGGAGTCCTTTTGGATGTTGATTATTATTATTGCTTCTTTCTTTATTTTGGGCAATTTCTGGGGCTTCCTTTATGCTATTTCTAGTTTAATTGTATATTCAATATATTACTTATTCTTCTTTAAAGATAATTTAGATATTAACTTGCTTTTGAATATTGATACTATAATTCGAAATGCAATAGAATATTCTACCGCTTTATTAATTGTGGCGTATGTGATGTTCGAGTATGGCAGATTAAATAAATATGCATTAATCTATGCAGAGAAGGCATTAGAAGAATTAAAATCAGAAAAAATTACAGTAGAAAATCAGAATATTGAAAAGACATTTCTGTTACAAGAGATTCACCATCGTGTGAAAAATAACCTCCAGATTATTGTGAGTCTGCTTAGATTGCAGTCAAATGATTTGGAGACAGAAGAAGCTAGAAATAGTTACCAAGACACCATTAATCGCATCATGTCAATGTCGTTGATACATCAAAAACTATATGAAAAAGAATCATTTATTCAGATAGACTTGGTTGATTATATCAATAGCTTAATTGAAACTTTAATTTCAACTTATTCAACAGACAAGAAAGTAACATTTCAAGTAGAATCAGAATTACATAGTGTTCAGTTAAATAGAATACCATCTCTAGGACTCATTATAAATGAGTTGGTGACAAATTCCTTAAAGCATGCATTCACTACTGATGGGCATATATTTATAAAAATTAATAAAGGTAAGGAGCAGGTATTCTATCTAAACTATTCAGATAATGGGACTTGGAAGGAAGCTCCTAGAAACAATTCATTTGGCATAAAATTGATAGATATCTTTACCGAACAGTTAGATGGCGAATATAAAAGAGAATCTAACGAGAATGGTACAATCTATTCGTTTGTTCTGAAGAACTAA
- a CDS encoding VOC family protein, whose amino-acid sequence MGKIICGIQQMGIGVPNVQEIWKWYRKFFGVDVRIFEEAAEAPLMTRYTGGVVHSRTATLALSMEGGGGFEIWQFTSRPTNKADFQIQLGDYGLYICRIKSRDVKASFEYMKQNGAKLLGDLKTTPHGEPHFFVEDPNGNIFNVVQEFTVFQKTKFPGMTGGVAGAMIGVSDIEKSIKLYADVLGYSKIEYDVTDTFDCFSGLPMGDKKVRRVLLAHPETRKGPFAPLLGPTKIELIQAIERTDCKKIFQDRFWGDWGFIHLCFDVRNMDALQKECEAAGFPFTVDSGATFDMGEAGGRFSYIEDPDGAWIEFVETHKVPVMKKLGWYINLKNRKPEKSLPIWMLKAMGMNRVK is encoded by the coding sequence ATGGGAAAAATAATTTGTGGTATTCAACAAATGGGAATAGGTGTTCCTAACGTACAAGAAATATGGAAATGGTATCGTAAGTTTTTCGGAGTTGATGTACGAATTTTTGAGGAGGCAGCAGAAGCGCCACTTATGACGAGATATACAGGAGGAGTTGTTCATTCGCGTACCGCTACACTTGCGCTTTCTATGGAAGGTGGAGGCGGTTTTGAAATTTGGCAATTTACAAGTCGCCCTACTAATAAAGCAGATTTTCAAATTCAATTAGGTGATTATGGTTTATATATTTGCCGAATCAAATCAAGAGATGTGAAAGCGTCTTTTGAGTATATGAAGCAAAATGGAGCTAAATTACTAGGAGATTTGAAAACTACTCCACATGGAGAACCTCACTTTTTTGTAGAAGATCCCAATGGCAATATTTTTAATGTTGTTCAAGAATTCACAGTATTTCAGAAAACTAAATTCCCAGGCATGACAGGCGGTGTTGCTGGTGCCATGATAGGAGTGAGTGATATTGAGAAATCGATAAAATTATATGCAGATGTTTTGGGTTATTCTAAAATTGAATACGATGTAACAGATACATTTGATTGCTTTTCAGGATTACCTATGGGTGATAAGAAAGTGAGACGTGTTTTATTGGCACATCCAGAAACACGTAAGGGACCATTTGCACCTTTGTTGGGACCTACAAAAATTGAATTGATTCAAGCTATTGAGCGTACGGATTGTAAGAAAATATTCCAAGATCGTTTCTGGGGAGATTGGGGATTCATTCACCTTTGTTTTGATGTCCGAAATATGGATGCTCTTCAAAAAGAATGTGAAGCAGCTGGTTTTCCATTCACTGTGGATTCAGGTGCCACTTTTGACATGGGAGAAGCTGGAGGTAGATTCTCTTATATTGAAGACCCAGATGGAGCATGGATAGAGTTTGTAGAAACTCATAAAGTTCCTGTCATGAAAAAGCTAGGTTGGTATATTAATCTAAAGAACAGAAAACCCGAGAAGTCTTTACCAATATGGATGCTAAAAGCTATGGGAATGAATAGAGTAAAATAG
- a CDS encoding DUF255 domain-containing protein yields MKKYFLGFIAITFILCSFTLLKPTQNEVLNDNTQEIIFRKISLDEAIKLAKKENKKIFLYAYTDWCQPCKMMQSTTYKDAEVAKYFNSHFINMQVEVEKDANGPDIARRFNVRAHPCLLFVNSDGTLNTTILGYYKGKDLLAKVKEIK; encoded by the coding sequence ATGAAAAAATATTTTTTAGGATTCATAGCAATAACCTTTATTCTATGCTCATTTACCTTATTAAAACCAACACAAAACGAAGTATTAAACGACAACACACAAGAAATTATCTTTCGCAAGATAAGCTTAGATGAAGCCATTAAACTAGCTAAGAAAGAAAATAAAAAGATCTTCTTATATGCATACACAGACTGGTGTCAACCATGTAAAATGATGCAGAGCACAACCTATAAAGATGCTGAGGTTGCAAAATATTTCAACAGCCATTTTATCAATATGCAGGTGGAAGTAGAAAAAGATGCCAATGGACCAGATATCGCACGACGATTTAATGTAAGGGCACACCCCTGCTTACTATTTGTTAATAGTGATGGCACTTTAAATACTACCATCTTAGGATATTATAAAGGAAAAGACTTGCTTGCTAAAGTAAAAGAGATAAAATAA
- a CDS encoding CAP domain-containing protein → MKKIKVFIACVFLIHSLCLFSQSTGKALEVYSLINEARSNPQAFLAKYKEEINTYKPQLIPLLEKSKSVKLVIWDKDLALNCKQTIDGSLNPIYAGKNKMCGFSSGNGSGYYNSTALYFVCDSYTHLLDEDDAYFGFYINSKGYAFIWGKSCETKKYEFEWNVTIDSSLVDFKLINTAANEPGLNAMDKEMIKELNFVRQYPQVYAGIVARYLVDESNRNGLSKATYDAGNELIEELKVMQPASLLLPNRCLYDAAKKHGEDCKRRGFSDHTGSDGSSPFTRISKFCDGLSGNENIVGGRKNARALVIQLLIDSGISSRGHRYNMLNPEWSYVGCYGYEGGGMYNYIQNFASSGKK, encoded by the coding sequence ATGAAAAAAATAAAAGTATTTATAGCCTGCGTATTCTTGATACATTCATTATGCTTGTTTTCCCAGTCAACAGGTAAAGCACTTGAGGTATATAGTCTAATCAATGAAGCGAGAAGCAATCCCCAAGCCTTTTTGGCTAAATATAAGGAAGAGATCAATACCTACAAACCCCAACTCATTCCTCTTTTGGAAAAATCAAAATCGGTTAAGTTGGTGATATGGGATAAAGACCTAGCTTTAAACTGTAAGCAAACAATTGATGGATCATTAAACCCTATTTATGCAGGAAAAAACAAGATGTGTGGTTTTTCTTCGGGTAATGGAAGTGGATATTATAATTCAACAGCTTTATATTTTGTGTGTGATTCCTACACTCATTTATTGGATGAGGATGATGCCTATTTTGGCTTTTATATTAATTCTAAGGGGTATGCTTTCATATGGGGAAAGTCATGTGAAACAAAAAAATACGAATTTGAATGGAATGTGACGATAGATAGTTCTTTGGTTGATTTTAAATTAATAAATACCGCAGCAAATGAACCCGGACTTAATGCTATGGATAAGGAAATGATTAAGGAATTAAACTTTGTGAGACAATATCCTCAAGTTTATGCTGGCATTGTTGCTCGCTATTTAGTTGATGAATCCAATCGAAATGGTTTATCAAAAGCAACTTATGATGCAGGAAATGAATTAATTGAAGAATTAAAAGTAATGCAACCTGCTTCATTACTTCTACCTAATAGATGTTTGTATGATGCTGCCAAAAAACATGGTGAAGACTGTAAAAGAAGAGGGTTTTCTGATCATACTGGATCTGATGGTAGCAGCCCTTTTACTCGAATTTCTAAATTTTGTGATGGTTTATCAGGAAATGAAAATATTGTAGGAGGAAGAAAAAATGCTAGGGCTTTAGTAATTCAATTATTGATTGATAGCGGAATTAGTAGTAGGGGACATCGTTATAACATGCTTAATCCTGAATGGAGTTATGTAGGTTGTTATGGCTATGAAGGTGGAGGTATGTATAATTATATTCAGAATTTTGCAAGTTCCGGTAAAAAATAA
- a CDS encoding DUF4249 domain-containing protein: MLKKICLLILGIVCLVGCKTKFSVNGEYVEKAVVHFLLDQGEEYHFLKLNRTFLKEGNAMEFAKEPELSYFDNVVAVVKEIKNGVVSRTWTLKDTTITNKESGAFYAPEQKLYYFKSNNLDDNAIYRLEIDVDNGNHKITGQTKLVKGISIKYPQPNQSFNFADNNVEQNGYKGTPISFNKSADGALYKMQLKIYYKEYNLSGDEDKTLLWDLGTVKNEDLSGANPTIVAEGKGFYEYLSKKIPNDPNVYRRTLTAMEIILTAGAPDLYTYMLTNEPTSSLAQTKPTFSNVDGALGIFSSRVTIKQFKPVYIAPQTRCLNMNSTKELCQGSYTQNLNFCSDIPLDNSYSFFCN; encoded by the coding sequence ATGTTGAAAAAGATATGCTTACTGATTCTTGGAATTGTATGTTTAGTTGGATGTAAAACTAAATTTAGTGTTAATGGTGAATATGTTGAGAAAGCTGTTGTACACTTCTTATTAGATCAAGGAGAAGAATATCATTTTTTAAAGTTAAACCGAACTTTCTTGAAAGAAGGGAATGCAATGGAATTCGCTAAGGAACCTGAATTATCTTACTTTGATAATGTGGTAGCTGTTGTGAAAGAGATTAAAAACGGAGTGGTTTCACGAACATGGACATTGAAAGATACTACAATTACTAATAAGGAAAGTGGAGCCTTCTATGCACCTGAACAAAAACTATATTATTTTAAATCTAATAATCTAGATGATAATGCTATTTATCGTTTAGAGATAGATGTTGATAATGGAAATCATAAAATTACAGGACAAACTAAATTAGTGAAGGGGATTTCTATTAAATATCCACAGCCTAATCAATCATTTAACTTTGCAGATAACAATGTAGAACAAAACGGATATAAAGGAACACCGATTAGCTTCAATAAATCTGCAGATGGAGCTCTGTATAAGATGCAGCTAAAAATTTATTATAAAGAATATAATTTGAGTGGGGATGAGGATAAAACACTTTTATGGGATTTAGGAACTGTAAAAAATGAAGATTTATCGGGTGCAAATCCTACTATCGTAGCAGAAGGGAAAGGTTTTTACGAGTATTTAAGTAAAAAAATACCAAATGATCCTAACGTTTATAGACGTACATTAACAGCCATGGAAATTATTCTAACTGCGGGGGCTCCTGACTTATATACATATATGTTAACAAATGAACCAACTTCTTCTTTGGCTCAAACTAAACCAACTTTCTCTAATGTTGATGGAGCATTAGGTATTTTCTCTTCACGTGTAACTATAAAACAATTCAAGCCTGTGTATATTGCACCACAGACAAGATGTTTAAATATGAACTCTACGAAGGAATTGTGTCAAGGAAGTTATACTCAGAATCTGAATTTCTGTAGTGATATTCCTTTAGACAATTCGTATTCTTTCTTCTGTAACTAA
- a CDS encoding sigma-70 family RNA polymerase sigma factor yields MKAINPVYHHTVQMLDKEQEWVRLAKESPSNFAPLYVKYYAQIHRYVLQQTNNSQLAGDITSQIFIKAIKNISRYEFRGLPLASWLYRIAKSEVNQMYREIKPIKIISIDDVQVYTVMQVFEEETSVLNKNKLFQSLAKLKENDLELIKLRFFENYSFKEIGEILKITENNAKVKTFRALHKLKELFYVG; encoded by the coding sequence ATGAAGGCTATAAACCCTGTGTATCACCATACTGTTCAGATGCTAGATAAAGAGCAAGAGTGGGTGAGATTGGCTAAAGAAAGCCCTAGTAATTTTGCTCCGTTGTATGTAAAGTACTATGCTCAAATTCATCGGTATGTGTTGCAGCAAACGAATAATTCTCAGTTAGCTGGAGATATTACATCTCAAATCTTTATTAAGGCAATTAAAAATATTAGTCGTTACGAATTCAGAGGCTTGCCTTTGGCATCTTGGTTATATCGTATTGCAAAAAGCGAGGTTAATCAAATGTATCGTGAGATTAAGCCAATAAAAATTATTAGCATTGACGATGTACAGGTGTATACTGTTATGCAAGTATTTGAAGAAGAGACCAGTGTGTTGAATAAGAATAAGTTATTTCAGTCTTTAGCTAAATTAAAGGAAAATGATTTAGAGTTAATTAAGTTGAGATTCTTTGAGAACTATTCTTTTAAAGAAATAGGAGAAATATTGAAAATCACAGAGAATAATGCTAAGGTGAAAACATTTCGGGCACTCCATAAATTGAAAGAATTATTTTATGTAGGCTAG
- a CDS encoding aminotransferase class I/II-fold pyridoxal phosphate-dependent enzyme produces MLVDLRSDTVTKPSLEMRAFMLAAEVGDDVFQEDPTVNELERYSANYFGKEAALYCTSGTQTNQIAINVHCKPGDEVICSEEAHIFLYEGGGIAKNSGASVCLLPGDRGRITATNVEKNIKDSSNPHYPLTALVSIEDTMNRGGGAKYDFEEIKRIREVCLKHHIPLHLDGARIFNALTENGIEPSTYASQFDTISVCLSKGLGAPVGSLLLGSTEFIQKARRVRKVMGGGMRQAGIIAAGGLYALHNNIARLKEDHQHARILGEGLSSLPWVEKVLSVDTNIVVAYITKSVETKKLVHTLKERGVLISEFGAQRIRLVTHLDISPVAVDYTLEQFKHL; encoded by the coding sequence ATGTTAGTAGATTTACGATCAGATACTGTTACAAAGCCTTCTCTAGAAATGAGAGCCTTTATGTTAGCTGCCGAAGTAGGTGATGATGTTTTTCAAGAAGACCCTACAGTTAATGAATTAGAAAGATATAGTGCAAATTATTTTGGCAAAGAAGCCGCCCTTTATTGCACCTCAGGCACACAAACAAATCAAATTGCAATCAATGTCCATTGCAAGCCAGGTGATGAGGTGATATGTTCGGAAGAAGCACATATCTTTTTATATGAAGGAGGAGGTATAGCTAAAAACTCTGGCGCATCTGTTTGTCTTTTACCAGGAGATAGAGGAAGAATCACAGCAACAAACGTAGAAAAAAACATAAAAGATAGTAGTAATCCACATTACCCCTTGACAGCTTTAGTATCTATTGAAGACACCATGAATCGTGGAGGCGGGGCTAAATATGATTTTGAAGAAATTAAAAGGATAAGGGAAGTTTGTTTAAAACATCATATCCCCCTTCATTTAGATGGCGCACGTATTTTCAATGCACTCACTGAAAACGGAATTGAGCCATCAACCTACGCTAGTCAATTTGATACTATCTCTGTATGTCTTTCTAAAGGCTTGGGTGCTCCAGTTGGCTCTCTCCTACTTGGCTCTACAGAATTTATTCAAAAAGCCAGACGTGTACGTAAAGTCATGGGAGGAGGAATGAGACAAGCCGGAATTATTGCTGCTGGAGGTCTCTATGCACTACACAATAATATAGCGCGACTTAAGGAAGACCACCAACATGCGCGTATTCTTGGAGAAGGATTAAGCAGTTTACCTTGGGTAGAAAAAGTACTTTCCGTGGATACGAATATTGTGGTAGCCTACATTACTAAATCAGTTGAAACAAAAAAACTAGTGCATACATTAAAAGAAAGAGGAGTACTTATTTCTGAGTTTGGTGCACAAAGAATCAGATTAGTAACCCATTTGGACATATCACCTGTTGCCGTAGATTATACTTTAGAACAATTCAAGCATTTGTAA
- a CDS encoding class I SAM-dependent methyltransferase yields MSFIDEKIEEYTEEHISKESDVLYELNRKTHLRLANPRMLSGHYQGRLLSMISKFIHPKNILEIGTYTGYSALCLAEGLQKDGQLITLDVNYELEDFIQEYIEKAGMTDKIQLIIGNALEIIPTLSQQFDLVFIDADKANYIHYYNLAIDIIPSGGVIIADNILWSGKVVEEVKSNDSDTKILKEFNKIVQQDERVENILLPIRDGLMIIRKK; encoded by the coding sequence ATGAGTTTTATAGATGAAAAAATAGAAGAATACACCGAAGAACATATTTCCAAAGAATCAGATGTTTTATATGAATTAAATCGAAAAACCCATCTGAGACTTGCTAACCCTCGTATGCTTTCTGGACATTATCAAGGTCGTTTGTTAAGTATGATTAGTAAATTCATACATCCAAAAAACATCCTCGAAATTGGGACTTACACAGGATATTCTGCACTTTGTTTGGCTGAAGGTTTACAGAAAGATGGTCAACTCATAACCCTTGATGTTAATTACGAATTAGAAGATTTTATACAAGAATATATTGAGAAAGCAGGGATGACAGATAAAATTCAACTTATAATTGGAAATGCCCTAGAGATTATCCCAACACTTTCACAACAATTTGATTTGGTTTTTATCGATGCCGACAAAGCAAATTATATTCATTATTATAATTTGGCAATTGATATCATACCTTCTGGTGGAGTGATTATAGCTGACAATATACTATGGTCAGGAAAAGTTGTGGAGGAAGTGAAATCAAATGATTCAGACACTAAAATATTAAAAGAATTTAATAAAATTGTCCAACAAGATGAGCGTGTAGAAAATATTCTTCTACCTATCAGAGATGGATTGATGATAATACGAAAGAAGTAG